CCACGCACCGGCCTCATGCCCGGGGACGGGAGGGCACCGCAGGGCCCCCGCTTCACGATGGGCCCGACCGGACCGAAGGCTCCAGGCAGCAGCTCAGGCCGCGGGGCCCGTCTCCATGGCGACAGGCCGAGCCGCCCGGCAGGCTCCGCCCCCGCCCGCCTCTTTCTTCTCGCGACACCCGCGCCAGTCCGCCCCCCGACGGCAGGAGGAGTTACTGCAGCGCCAGGAGACGGGCGGCGGCTGAGTGGCTCGCGTCGCCCGCCTTGCTGCACAGGGTGCCAAGTGAGTCGGCATGCCCCTTTCAGGgtggggtgtgggtgtgtgatCCCCCTTTCCCATCATCCTTCTTTCAGAGGGGGCGATGCCCGGGTACATTTAGACATCTCAGAGATATTTTGAGCTGCAAGAGAGAGAAACCAgcaggcagggatgccagcctccaggtgggacctggggatctcctggaattagagttcatttccaggagacagagatcagttcccctggagaaaatgtctgctttggagggtgaactccttAGCCCTGGCAGAAAGCCACACCCTAACCACCAAAAGGGCCAGATCATATGGGGTATGGCCCATGAATGCTGCACCCTTTCCAagttctgccttccccaggcatcactcccaaatctccaggaacctcccaggctggagttggcaactgtaaccACTGGCAATCCAGTTGTGAATAATAGCTGCAGTGCAATAGGGCAGTACTTAGCCATGCGGATGGGCAGACGCACAGGACGTGCTCCTGGGTTTTACAGCCTGATtaaatttacatgaaaagagcaGGATCCGACAGGGGCGCCCTGTTCCTAGAAACCAATCTCTGCTGCATCCTTAAGGGGGTATCTCATAGCCGTAGAAATACAAGCAGTATCCACCCACCACTAACGGGCAAATTCTAGCACGCTGGCCACTCGGAAACAGAGATCAAGTTTGTTGTAAAAGGAGAAGATACGGAACAGGCATCAAGTAGGGACAGATACGAATATGTTTAAGGCAAGCACATGATATGGGACACGttcccctgatctagatggcccGGGCTAGCCAGGTCTTGGacgctaagcaggatcagccctaattagtatttgggtgggagaacaccgaggaagggcaggatcgcaacacagagacaggcaagggcAGATCACCGCTGAACGTCTCTGGGATTGAAAACACAACAGGCTTGCAAAATCTGAATtcgcagcaaaaataaaaaaagatttcaATGCATTACATTCCCCCTTCCAGACCTGTCTGCCCTGACTTTAAGGAATCTGACCTCCCttggggttctgttaaagttgttgttGCTATAAAAAGTGTTGTTCACTTGAACCAGTTGTAATATTCCGTTCATATTATAACCACTGTTGAAAGTGTTGCCGATATGTTATGACTGTTCTTATATCTACgatgttctatgtaatacccccaagacgtttcatgtaaaccgccctaagccgtACAGGAcggcagtataaaaaccaacgaaATAAATAGATCCATTTCCTCCAGCTCTTAAAACCTTACTGTTTCCTcagtctttttctgaatgctggaCTTACCTCAGAAGCTTCCCTGACTGGGTCCAGTTTTTGGCGTACGCAGCCTCGTCATGTCAGCCTGAAGACCAGCTCTGTGAAACCTGGAAGCCTGCACAGCACTGCCAGCAAAAGGTGCAAACGAGGAAAGACGCCTTGGTTTTCTCCCCCTGCTTTATTCCGATCTCTTAAGGAACAAACCGGCTGTGGTTACGTACCGCCCAGAACATGTGAAGCTTTGATGGAAACTGGCAGCCCAACAAACATTAACAGATCTCTAAATAGGACTCCGGGAGGAAATCCAAGGACTGGGAGAATTCTAGCGGACAAAATGTATTTCAAAAACAACTAAGACACTCTCCCTTTCTGACTTTTCACAGCGGGGGACTGGCGTGAGACCACACCCCACTAAGCCAGCTCCAGACCAACCCCCCTCCATAGTTTAAAACTTAAGAAAATTGGATTGTTTTTCCTGGAAAAGGAGAAAGTTATCAGAGGAAAGGAATGTAGATGCTGGCAGATCTTGATAGTGGGACGGACAAGACCTAAGGACCAGATGCTTGGAGTGTCCGCCTTCCCTTCCGCCATCCTCTGCTTTTCTAGTGGACGCTGGTCCAGAAAATACATCAAGGGCAGATCTCCACTTGCTTCTGGCCACATCAGtgccttttctccccaccccatggcACCGTTTGCTCCACGGGGATTCTTTTTGGAGTCTTCTGACTTGgcatagcggttaggagtgcggacttctaatctggcgagccgggtttgattcccccctgccacatgcagccactgattgagctgttctgacagagcagtgatatcagggctctctcagcctcacctccctcacagggtgtctgttgtggggagaggaaagggaaggcaaatgtaagccactttgagattccttcaggtatcttcatcttcttcttctaatctggcaaactgggtttgattccctgctcctccacatgcagccttgggctcattacagccctgatagtgctgttctcagagcagccctgtcagaggctctctcagcctcacctcactcacagggtgtctgttgtggggagaggaaagggaagccactttgagactcctttgggtagagaaaagtggcatagaagaaccaactcttcctcttctcccaccaCAGTGTCATGATTAGGACAGAGTTTCTATTTCTTCAGTTTCTCCCTCAGATGGCGTTCCCAAAACGGTACCCGATAGATCCAACCTTGACACAATGACTTTGGTGCAAGCAGGCCTACAGAGAACTCTCACCTGCCTGTCCCAAGAGCAAAAGGTGGTGCTGCAGTGGTCATTCGGCCATGCAGGGTCCCGGTCCATCTTTTGATTTTTTTGTTCCAACTACAGGGTGTTGTTTCCTGGAGCTAAAACTGCAGGACCATCCTTGTACCTGAGTCCTCTCCTTCACCCATCTGCCGCTTCATCTCGCACCATGTTGCCAAAAGGGGcacataaggcagtggtccccaagtgGGGCATCTGTGGGGCCCACCCTGTGGTTTTAGAAAGTGAGCAGGGCCaattttgcccagcaaagcttccaGGTTCCCACTGGAGACTTGATTGGCTGCAGAGATTTTTCTGAGCcagtgctttggcagcagctgccagcacagcacaaGGACCTTAACAATATGagacaaggcagccattttgtggctggcttcacctCCTGCCATGTCAGGGGAACAAGGGCTGGCTTGGAGACTGTGGGGGGTGATCCTGGAGATGACACTGAAGGGGTAGAATTATTGTATTCAGCCAGGCATCTGAGCCAGCCCTGGAGGTAGATCTATAAACCCCTATGCAGCCCCTTTTCTTTCCAGAGGAGCTTTGGACACTGGGTCCCCCTgtgactttttctttttgccacagctaaaattaaaaaaacgTAGTCTGGCATGTTTTGGGGTAGTATCACGCTAGGCACAAACAGACCCTGTCTCGGCCACGGGGCCGTCACTCCTGTTGGTGCCATTCTGCTCCCACTGCACTAATGTCAGAATGCCAAAGGCTTTACAGGTTCAAAAAAGTTGGCTCAGGGGTTTTCTACTACTTCCAAGAAACCTTTTTAAGGCGAGGAGTTATGAGACcatgagtggggatctgaacctgggtcttccagatcctagtccaatacttGAACCCCTGCTTCACACTGGCTTTCTTTTGGCAAGCTTCTCAATCTTTTACCCTGCATGAGGTGGTATAGATGTTGTACATTTAGTTCTTACAATGATACTAATCTGTACTTATTAGTATTTACAAGCTAGTTAAATAACTGGTATTTATTGTTGCATTGCTCTTTTCGTTATCAGTAGTTGCTTTTACCATAGttctatataataataattattattatgggGTTTTTCTGCCAATGGGATTTCAGGCACACTTAGGAACTTTTGGGGGTGGTCTTCCATTCCCCTCCATCCAGCAGTCCCCATCTGAAGTGACCTTTGTCCAAGTCAGTCCCACAAGCTCCAGCATAGCCTGTCTAGTGGGGTCAAGGGCACCTCTCCTCCCATTTTTATGACTTGGCCATTTAAGGAAAAGCCGGAGTGAAAAGGGAAAGCCCCTCACAATCCCTGTGGCCACCTTCATCTTGGTCATTCCAACGGCTTTGTCCTTCAACGACCTCTGCATCTCATGATTGTTTTCACTGTTTGAGATTATTGCTTGTTTTGTGTTTTGGCTTAACCGACCTGCCCAGAGCGATCTGGCAAACGAACAGGAACAGTCTAACATCAACACCAACCGTATGCACTACAATATAGATTGAAACCATTTCTTTTAATATACCATTCCGTTGAGCTCTGCAATGCCTCCATCTCCTGATGCGTAGTTCAGCGTCACTTTTATAAGATTATTTACACACTTCTGCTCCCACAAAAGGTTCCCGCCCTGTTCCGTAAGGCAGAGGAAGGCCAAGGTATCTGCCTGGTGACACGCCTAAAATCGTCCAGAACCATCTCTGAAGCCTTCAAGCGCAGCGCGATtgccaaaggggaaggggggaaatgagagagagagaagtagcccctgatgttttctgattggttaaaaataaaaagaaatttgcATCCCTGATGAACAGCCACTCAGAGACGGCGGGTGGCGTTCTAGATCTACTCCCAGGAGCACTGCTAGAAGCGCTTCATCTGTCGCCGCTCTTGCCGGCGCTGTTTCTTCTCGTTGGGCTCGGGGTTGGCAGCCGAGGAGTCTGTGGTGAGCCAAGGCCCTAAGATGTTAACCCAGAGAAGGTAAAGTGCCCGTCCAGGagcctgcaaaaaacaaacacgAACCGGTTACTGACCAGCTAAGGACGTGACAACCTATTAGCAAAAGGCACAGTTAAGCattggctaaaaaaaaaagaaaagaaaagtttgTTGAGTTTACCCCACTTGTTTGTATTTGATTCCAATCTCAAAACTTGAAGGCCTCCTGGCAAAATTGCTGTTTAAATGGGGAATTCAGGTCTCAAATTGAACATTTGGTACTCATTATTTGCCGTTAAGTCTCTATAGGACAGTGGGATGGATCCTAGTGATCTGCAGGGGAAGCCACACACACCAGGCCATTTACAGTCCAAAGAAAGTTTATTCACTGCACGGAATAACAGAATTTTCACGTAGGTTAACTGCTCTAAGTCCGATCCTGTTGTgaagcagggttgttgtttttttttacccttctTCGCCATCAGAGTGTGGTATAGTCATGTATTTTCCTGGGATCTTCCCAGGTTCTATCCAGTCCTTCTCAAAGCTGCTTTACTAgttcaagtcaagtcagattttattgcatatagccataggccattacaatccaaaaggaaaatataaaaggatttaaaacatttaaaatcagtaataaaaaagtaaattaagagaatgtgcaatctcagataatAATTACTTAACGTCATAAGAACATTTCCAGATGACATACATCCAGTGCTTTACTAGATGCTCCATGGATGAAGCAGTTTGGATTTGGCCTGGTTCCACCCACACAGgagccacttccccccccctttatttcctctccctcctgcacagggttttcttgttttaaaattgGTGACTTAGTCGTGCACAATTGATGTACCATTACACCCAAATATTGATCCTTGCCAGTATTTTCAAGTTTCATTATTTTATTAAGTCATTCTCTAGTCCCTTTGTGTATATATGGAAACGCCTATCTCTGGAACTAAATGGGCTAAAGACTCTTTTTGAATGAAAACTAGGAATGCAGAGAACCTGAGGCAGAAATGGGAAACTGCCCAGGAGCCTCCATCCCCAACCCTCATCCTCTTGCACTGAATAACACAATATTGGTTGTGCTTGAACTACACCACATTGAATAAAACACGGCATGACTCAGCTCAAACAGCTCAGCAAAGGCAATAAGGGACAGCAACAAGTGCacacactggggggtgggggggagagaaacaggaagTAAAACGGCAAGACTTACCAAGAGCCAGAAGTACCACACGTAGGGAGAAAGACAGCTGAGAACCTGGACTATGGCTGTGAGCAggatcacatccttcaggtgccTGCAGACCAAGGAAAAGGTTGGCTGTATCAGCACAGGATTCAGAATAGCCTCGTCTGTCTCTGAACTGCCCAACCTTCTTTCATTCAGAGAAACTCAATGACTAACAGAAGAATTACAGGAGAGCAACCCTGCTGTGGGAAAGTATGTGggtaggggggaggggaagttaggcggaggaatgaaggaaactgagtacagccccctcccccccaaagttcAGAGCCCACAAAGTGGAAGGAAGAATATTCTCCCCAATATGGGAAGAGACACTCTGGTAAATGACACCTGACTCCACAAAAGCCTTAGTATCTTTACATGATTCCCTGCTGGGCTCTGGAGATCTGAGTCAGTGCTCGAATTGCAAGGGGGGCCCAGCCCCACCTTTCTTTTGCATCAGCCCCCTTCAGTCGCCATTTTTATAACTCCTTGCAGAGGAAAGTTCCCCTGGGCCTGGATTAATGTAGGAGCATCCTAGAATTCGAGCACGGATCTGTGCATGCGTTCAGGCAGCAGGTCCTGCTCACCTGGATTTGTGGGGTGTAGACACTCACTCTGCCATCCCCTGCTCCATATTCAGGTCAATCCCACCGTCGGCAAGGCTGCCGTCGTCCGCAAAGGTTGGCTTTGCCATGGAGCTCATGGAGCGGTAACTGGCTCCGTAGATCAGCATGCTGAAGACAAACGCAATCTGGAATGAGAGCACGGAGAGATCAGCCAGGGAAGCATCTGTggatcccttccctcccaagaTTCTCAGATCCCAAACAAAAGAGAGGAGCCTCCAAATGCCAGAGCCCAGCAGTAATTGAGAGACAGGTCTgccaccttcccctcctcacgtTATAAAGGCATAAGAGGGAGAAGCTCAGCGACAGAGTCTGAgtgacagagcacctgctttACACATGGACAGTTCAatctctggcacctccagttaaaagatctctgGTAGGAGAGTTTGGGAAAAGCTTCTCTCTACTCGTGACATTGGAGAACTGCCACCAATCACAGTCCACAGTATTAATGAACTAAACAGATCAGTGGTTTGACTCTGTGTAAGGCAGCTACA
This region of Paroedura picta isolate Pp20150507F chromosome 14, Ppicta_v3.0, whole genome shotgun sequence genomic DNA includes:
- the TMEM208 gene encoding transmembrane protein 208 isoform X1, encoding MAPKGKVGTKGKKQIFEENKDTLKFYLRIILGANAIYGIVNVVIFYSAATLWTWIAFVFSMLIYGASYRSMSSMAKPTFADDGSLADGGIDLNMEQGMAEHLKDVILLTAIVQVLSCLSPYVWYFWLLAPGRALYLLWVNILGPWLTTDSSAANPEPNEKKQRRQERRQMKRF
- the TMEM208 gene encoding transmembrane protein 208 isoform X2; translated protein: MLIYGASYRSMSSMAKPTFADDGSLADGGIDLNMEQGMAEHLKDVILLTAIVQVLSCLSPYVWYFWLLAPGRALYLLWVNILGPWLTTDSSAANPEPNEKKQRRQERRQMKRF